The Roseibaca calidilacus genome has a window encoding:
- the murJ gene encoding murein biosynthesis integral membrane protein MurJ translates to MAAIRMVKGFLTVGLWTLLSRVFGFARDIMIAAYLGPGAVADAFFVAFSLPNMFRRFFAEGAFNFAFVPLFSKKYQAGEGAESFARDAFWGMAALLAVFSVLAVLAMPLLVWAMAAGFAQDARFDMAVDFGRVAFPYILFISLTALLSGMLNAVGRFTAAAAAPVLLNIIFVTGIVVAGAMGWPIGPALAWCVPVAGVAQLALLWVAVRRAGFAMRFQRPRLTPELKRLAVIAAPAVLAGGVVQINLLVGRQVASFTENAISWLNFADRLYQLPLGVVGIAVGVVLLPELSRRLAAGDTDGGRHSFNRGMEFSLFLTVPSAVALAVIGAPIVAVLFGRGAWTDADTQATALALAVYALGLPAFVLQKVLQPLYYARHDTKRPFQFAVTSMVVNAAVAVGLMPLIGFVAAALATTFAAWVMVGQLWRGARAMGPAAQIDPQLRGRVWRIALASAAMGAALFGAAQLVAPMLAMAGWRYLALLGLIAVGSAVYLGLGQVIGAYDAREIRASLRRGR, encoded by the coding sequence ATGGCCGCCATCCGCATGGTCAAGGGCTTCCTGACGGTTGGGTTGTGGACGCTGCTGTCGCGCGTGTTCGGCTTTGCGCGCGATATCATGATCGCGGCCTACCTAGGGCCGGGGGCCGTGGCGGACGCGTTCTTCGTTGCCTTTTCACTGCCCAATATGTTCCGCCGCTTTTTTGCCGAAGGGGCGTTCAATTTTGCCTTCGTGCCGCTGTTTTCCAAGAAATACCAAGCGGGTGAAGGTGCCGAAAGCTTCGCGCGCGACGCTTTTTGGGGCATGGCCGCGCTGTTGGCGGTGTTTTCGGTGCTGGCGGTGCTGGCCATGCCGCTTTTGGTCTGGGCCATGGCGGCAGGGTTTGCGCAGGATGCACGTTTCGATATGGCGGTCGATTTCGGGCGCGTGGCGTTTCCGTATATCCTGTTCATCTCGCTGACCGCGTTGCTGTCGGGAATGCTGAACGCCGTGGGGCGCTTTACAGCCGCCGCGGCAGCGCCCGTGCTTTTGAACATCATCTTTGTCACCGGCATCGTGGTTGCCGGGGCCATGGGCTGGCCAATTGGTCCGGCGCTTGCGTGGTGTGTGCCGGTTGCGGGTGTGGCGCAACTGGCGCTTTTGTGGGTGGCGGTGCGGCGCGCGGGCTTTGCCATGCGGTTTCAGCGTCCCAGACTTACGCCCGAATTGAAGCGCCTTGCCGTGATTGCCGCACCAGCCGTTCTGGCCGGCGGCGTGGTGCAGATTAACCTGCTGGTGGGCCGTCAGGTCGCCAGTTTTACCGAGAACGCGATTTCTTGGCTGAATTTCGCGGACCGGCTGTATCAATTGCCCTTGGGCGTGGTGGGCATTGCGGTCGGCGTGGTGCTGTTGCCGGAATTGTCGCGCCGCTTGGCGGCGGGCGATACGGACGGCGGGCGGCACAGTTTCAACCGCGGGATGGAATTTTCGCTGTTCCTGACCGTGCCCTCGGCGGTGGCGCTGGCCGTGATCGGCGCGCCCATCGTGGCGGTGCTGTTTGGGCGCGGGGCATGGACGGATGCCGACACGCAGGCCACGGCGCTTGCGCTGGCCGTCTACGCGCTGGGCCTGCCTGCCTTTGTTCTGCAAAAGGTGCTGCAACCGCTGTATTACGCGCGCCATGATACGAAACGCCCTTTTCAATTCGCGGTTACGTCCATGGTGGTGAATGCGGCCGTTGCCGTCGGCCTGATGCCGCTAATCGGCTTTGTCGCAGCCGCCTTGGCCACAACATTCGCGGCTTGGGTCATGGTCGGGCAGCTCTGGCGGGGCGCGCGGGCGATGGGCCCGGCCGCGCAGATTGACCCGCAACTGCGCGGGCGCGTCTGGCGTATCGCTCTGGCCTCTGCTGCGATGGGGGCGGCACTTTTTGGGGCGGCTCAGCTTGTCGCGCCCATGCTTGCCATGGCCGGGTGGCGCTACCTTGCGCTTTTGGGGCTGATCGCCGTGGGCAGCGCGGTCTATCTGGGGCTGGGGCAGGTGATCGGCGCTTATGACGCGCGCGAGATTCGCGCCAGCCTGCGCCGGGGGCGCTAG
- a CDS encoding AEC family transporter, giving the protein MQALADVILPVFLVIGFGYVARWRNLISDTQVEGVVWFTQSFAIPCLLFAAISRLDLGQEFDWRLLVSFYTGAVVSFGLGFAGARLFFKRDWEDCVAIGFVALFSNTVLLGLPISERAYGPDALAANYAIIALHSPICYAIGITTMELMRNRGGRLRDTGARVLRAMFHNALVIAIALGFAVNLSGLPVPEVMEDALDMMVRAALPAALFSLGGVLYRYRPEGDLRTIAYVVALSLVVHPAITYGLAKAFGLSTEALRSAVVTAAMAPGVNVYVFANMYGRAKRVAASSALIGTGLVMLTGWVWLQILP; this is encoded by the coding sequence ATGCAGGCACTGGCCGATGTCATATTGCCTGTCTTTCTGGTCATCGGTTTTGGCTATGTCGCACGCTGGCGCAACCTGATTTCCGACACCCAAGTCGAAGGCGTGGTCTGGTTTACCCAGAGTTTCGCCATCCCGTGCCTGCTTTTTGCCGCCATTTCCCGGTTGGATCTGGGGCAGGAATTTGACTGGCGCTTGCTGGTCAGTTTCTACACAGGGGCCGTGGTCAGTTTCGGCCTTGGCTTTGCGGGGGCACGCCTGTTCTTCAAGCGCGACTGGGAAGATTGCGTGGCCATCGGCTTTGTCGCGCTGTTTTCCAACACGGTGCTGCTGGGCCTGCCGATATCAGAGCGCGCCTATGGCCCAGATGCGCTGGCGGCAAACTACGCCATTATCGCGCTGCATTCGCCGATCTGCTACGCCATCGGCATTACCACGATGGAGCTGATGCGCAACCGCGGCGGGCGCTTGCGCGATACCGGGGCGCGCGTGCTGCGCGCCATGTTCCACAATGCGCTTGTGATCGCGATTGCGCTGGGCTTTGCCGTGAACCTGTCGGGCCTGCCCGTGCCGGAGGTGATGGAAGATGCGCTGGACATGATGGTGCGCGCAGCATTGCCTGCGGCATTGTTCAGTCTGGGGGGCGTGCTGTATCGCTACCGGCCCGAAGGCGATTTGCGCACGATTGCCTATGTCGTGGCGCTGTCGCTGGTGGTGCACCCGGCAATCACCTACGGGCTGGCCAAAGCGTTCGGGCTGTCCACCGAGGCGCTGCGCTCGGCCGTGGTCACGGCAGCCATGGCACCGGGCGTGAATGTCTATGTTTTTGCCAATATGTATGGGCGCGCGAAACGGGTGGCCGCATCCTCTGCGCTGATCGGAACGGGGCTGGTCATGCTGACCGGCTGGGTCTGGCTACAGATCCTGCCCTAG
- a CDS encoding MBL fold metallo-hydrolase, with protein sequence MAELRATILGCGSSGGVPRLGGHWGACDPANPRNRRRRCSLLLERFGPDGITQVLIDSGPDMREQLLDAGIGRLDAVVYTHAHADHVHGLDDLRQIVFNMREKLPVWADGPTQDSLLSRFGYAFIQPPNSPYPPILGMNSIDGAFTVEGPGGPLVLHPIRLNHGGIDALGFRVGGLAYCPDVVGIYDESWPLLEGLDVWIIDALRRTPHPTHAHLEMTLDWITRARPARAVLTNMHLDLDYATLDAETPDHVTPAFDGMTVTLAL encoded by the coding sequence ATGGCGGAATTGCGCGCCACGATCTTGGGCTGCGGGTCGTCTGGCGGGGTGCCGCGCCTTGGCGGGCATTGGGGTGCGTGCGACCCGGCCAATCCGCGCAACCGCCGCCGCCGCTGCTCGCTATTGCTGGAACGGTTTGGGCCGGACGGCATAACACAGGTGCTGATCGACAGCGGCCCCGACATGCGCGAGCAATTGCTGGACGCAGGCATCGGGCGGCTGGACGCGGTGGTCTATACCCATGCCCATGCCGACCATGTGCACGGGCTGGACGATTTGCGCCAGATCGTTTTCAACATGCGCGAAAAGCTGCCCGTCTGGGCTGATGGTCCGACACAAGATTCGTTGTTGTCGCGGTTTGGCTATGCGTTCATCCAGCCGCCGAATTCGCCTTACCCGCCCATTCTGGGCATGAACAGCATTGACGGCGCTTTTACCGTCGAGGGGCCGGGCGGGCCGCTGGTGCTGCACCCGATCCGGCTGAACCATGGCGGTATTGATGCGCTTGGCTTTCGCGTGGGGGGGCTGGCCTATTGCCCCGATGTCGTTGGCATCTACGACGAAAGCTGGCCCTTGCTGGAGGGGCTGGATGTCTGGATCATCGATGCGCTGCGCCGCACCCCGCACCCGACCCATGCCCATCTGGAGATGACATTGGACTGGATCACCCGCGCGCGCCCCGCCCGCGCTGTGCTGACCAACATGCATCTGGATCTGGATTATGCGACGCTGGATGCGGAAACGCCCGACCATGTCACCCCCGCTTTCGACGGGATGACCGTGACGCTGGCGCTGTGA
- a CDS encoding TatD family hydrolase — translation MTQPQLVDSHCHLDFPDFDGEHEELIARAHAAGVARMVTICTKLSALPKVQAIAESHPSVFFAAGTHPMSVASDPMVTVDELVALADHPKMVGIGETGLDYHYTAESADVQQKSLRIHIEAARQTKLPLIIHARDADEDMARILTEEHRAGGYSCVMHCFSSSAALAQAALDLGFYLSMSGIAAFPRSTDLRAIFASAPVDRILVETDAPYLAPPPHRGRRNEPAYTAHTARVGAELFGMSEADFAAQTSANFDRLFWKAVA, via the coding sequence ATGACCCAGCCGCAGCTTGTCGACAGCCATTGCCACCTCGATTTCCCCGATTTCGACGGAGAGCATGAGGAGCTAATCGCCCGCGCCCATGCGGCGGGCGTCGCGCGTATGGTCACGATCTGCACCAAACTGTCGGCCCTGCCCAAGGTGCAAGCCATTGCAGAGTCACACCCCAGCGTGTTTTTTGCCGCCGGCACCCACCCGATGAGCGTGGCATCCGACCCCATGGTCACGGTGGATGAATTGGTCGCGCTGGCGGACCATCCCAAGATGGTCGGCATTGGCGAAACGGGGCTGGATTATCATTACACCGCCGAAAGCGCGGATGTGCAACAAAAGAGCCTGCGCATTCACATAGAGGCCGCGCGCCAAACCAAGCTGCCGCTGATTATCCATGCGCGCGACGCCGATGAGGATATGGCGCGTATCTTGACGGAAGAACACCGTGCGGGTGGGTATAGTTGCGTGATGCATTGCTTCTCAAGCAGTGCGGCACTGGCGCAAGCCGCGCTGGACCTGGGCTTTTACCTGTCCATGTCGGGCATCGCGGCTTTCCCCCGCAGCACCGATTTGCGCGCGATTTTCGCGAGCGCCCCGGTGGACCGCATTCTGGTGGAAACCGACGCGCCCTATCTGGCCCCGCCGCCGCACCGGGGCCGCCGCAATGAACCTGCTTATACCGCCCATACTGCCCGTGTCGGCGCAGAGCTTTTCGGGATGAGTGAAGCAGACTTCGCCGCCCAGACCAGCGCGAATTTCGACCGCCTGTTCTGGAAGGCGGTGGCCTGA
- a CDS encoding DNA polymerase III subunit delta', translating into MTEMPDLPDQREGAPHPCATPVLFGQAAAEAAFLQAYGSGRMHHAWLLSGPMGVGKATLAWRIARFLLAGDTGGMFGPPDTLDVPEDNPTVRRLRAGADGGLLVVRRGPDDKGNLRRDITVDVMRRLHGFFGLSAADGGQRVVIVDAADEMNTNAANALLKALEEPPANATLLLVSHQPSRLLPTIRSRCRDLRLSALGADDFAAALAQAGVDGDPATLAELSGGSVGQAVELALGGGAEIYAEMVALFATLPRMDRARALRLAESMTGKGNETRFALFLRLFDLFMARAARAGIMGPGPEAVEGEAALLARIAPHQQAAQRLAELAPALSARARHGRAVNLDPAALVLDMVLKTEEGLRPVLGQSA; encoded by the coding sequence ATGACAGAAATGCCGGACCTGCCCGACCAGCGCGAGGGCGCGCCGCACCCTTGCGCAACCCCGGTTCTGTTCGGCCAAGCGGCGGCAGAGGCCGCGTTCCTGCAAGCATACGGGTCGGGTCGGATGCACCATGCATGGTTGCTCAGCGGCCCGATGGGCGTTGGCAAGGCAACCTTGGCGTGGCGCATCGCGCGGTTTCTGCTGGCCGGTGACACTGGCGGCATGTTCGGCCCGCCGGACACGCTGGATGTGCCCGAAGACAACCCCACCGTGCGCCGGTTGCGCGCGGGCGCGGATGGCGGGCTGTTGGTAGTCCGGCGCGGCCCCGACGACAAGGGCAACCTGCGGCGCGATATCACGGTCGATGTCATGCGCCGGTTGCACGGGTTTTTCGGGCTATCGGCAGCGGATGGCGGGCAGCGCGTGGTGATCGTGGATGCCGCCGACGAGATGAACACCAACGCCGCCAATGCGTTGCTTAAGGCGCTGGAAGAACCGCCCGCCAATGCCACGCTGCTGCTGGTGTCGCATCAGCCCTCGCGGTTGTTGCCCACAATCCGATCGCGCTGCCGGGATCTGCGGCTGTCGGCGCTTGGCGCGGATGATTTCGCCGCCGCCCTTGCCCAAGCCGGGGTCGATGGCGACCCGGCGACCTTGGCCGAACTGTCCGGCGGGTCGGTCGGCCAAGCGGTGGAACTGGCACTTGGCGGCGGGGCAGAGATTTACGCCGAGATGGTCGCGCTATTCGCCACCCTGCCCCGCATGGACCGCGCGCGGGCGCTGCGACTGGCAGAATCGATGACCGGCAAGGGCAATGAAACCCGCTTCGCGCTGTTCCTGCGCCTGTTCGATCTGTTCATGGCGCGCGCGGCGCGCGCAGGCATCATGGGGCCAGGGCCAGAAGCGGTGGAAGGCGAAGCGGCCCTTCTGGCGCGCATTGCGCCGCACCAACAGGCCGCGCAAAGGCTTGCCGAACTCGCCCCCGCGCTGTCGGCCCGCGCAAGGCATGGCCGCGCGGTGAACCTTGACCCTGCGGCGCTGGTGCTGGATATGGTGCTGAAAACCGAAGAGGGGTTACGCCCCGTATTGGGACAAAGTGCATGA
- the tmk gene encoding dTMP kinase, whose protein sequence is MRAQGLFISVEGIDGSGKSTQARLLAEGLAAAGHDVVVTREPGGAPGAEAIRRLLVEGDPARWSAETEILLFNAARRDHLERTIQPALDRGAVVITDRFADSTRVYQGVARANLRPLVDRLHDLVIGIEPDLTFVIDMDARAALARGLARRSGEDRFEELGLGFQEALRAGFLALAQEYPARVQVIDGTRAPDVIAQDMAARVTAHLR, encoded by the coding sequence ATGCGCGCGCAGGGCCTGTTCATCAGCGTCGAGGGGATTGATGGCAGCGGGAAATCCACACAGGCGCGGCTTTTGGCCGAAGGCTTGGCAGCGGCAGGGCATGATGTTGTCGTCACACGAGAGCCGGGCGGCGCACCGGGTGCCGAAGCCATCCGCCGCTTGCTGGTCGAAGGCGACCCGGCGCGCTGGTCGGCAGAAACCGAAATATTGCTGTTCAACGCCGCGCGCCGCGACCATCTGGAACGCACCATCCAGCCTGCGCTGGACCGGGGCGCGGTGGTCATAACCGACCGTTTCGCGGATTCGACACGCGTTTATCAGGGCGTGGCGCGCGCCAACCTGCGCCCGTTGGTGGACCGCCTGCACGATCTGGTCATCGGGATCGAACCGGACCTGACCTTTGTCATCGACATGGATGCGCGGGCGGCTTTGGCGCGTGGGCTGGCGCGGCGCTCGGGCGAGGATCGGTTCGAAGAACTTGGTCTTGGCTTTCAGGAAGCGTTGCGCGCCGGGTTTCTGGCACTGGCGCAAGAATATCCCGCCCGCGTGCAGGTTATTGATGGCACGCGCGCGCCGGATGTCATCGCGCAGGACATGGCCGCGCGGGTCACGGCGCATCTGCGATGA
- a CDS encoding D-alanyl-D-alanine carboxypeptidase family protein produces the protein MPIRLIASILVGGLGLAAPTALLAQDGPGGFSTRATSAYVLDLSTGTVLLDKNADQPLAPASMSKLMTLEMLFEAIKEGRLALDTTFSVSQRAYEMGGSRMFLEMRDRPTAKDLIRGIAVLSGNDAAVVVAEGLAGTEDAYARMATQRARELGMTNTNITNASGWPEPSHRMSKRDLVTLATYMIREHPEFYPYFSERVFTWNGIEQENRLPLVDAGIGLDGLKTGFTSDAGYSLTGSAQQGDRRIVFAFGGLNSAAERVQEAESIINWAFRQFAEVTVAVPGTVLAAAPVWLGEASTVPLVVAEDARALVPAIGAAQLDARVEYDSPLPAPIVAGDVMGRLVVTPPEMEPLSFDLVAGADVPAGGFMVRAQAAALRLIALARGETETALN, from the coding sequence ATGCCGATCCGTCTAATTGCCAGCATCCTTGTGGGGGGTCTTGGGCTGGCCGCCCCGACTGCGCTTTTGGCGCAGGACGGGCCGGGGGGCTTTAGCACCCGCGCCACATCGGCCTATGTGCTGGACCTGAGCACGGGCACGGTGCTTCTGGACAAGAACGCAGACCAGCCGCTGGCGCCTGCATCCATGTCCAAGCTGATGACGCTGGAGATGCTGTTCGAAGCCATCAAGGAAGGCCGCCTTGCGCTGGATACGACATTCTCCGTGTCGCAACGCGCCTATGAGATGGGCGGGTCGCGGATGTTTCTGGAAATGCGCGACCGGCCCACGGCCAAGGACCTGATCCGCGGCATCGCCGTTCTGTCAGGAAATGACGCCGCGGTGGTCGTGGCCGAAGGGCTGGCCGGGACAGAGGACGCCTATGCCCGCATGGCCACACAGCGCGCGCGCGAATTGGGCATGACCAACACCAATATCACCAATGCCTCTGGCTGGCCGGAACCGAGCCACCGCATGTCAAAACGCGATCTGGTCACGCTGGCCACCTATATGATACGTGAACACCCCGAATTTTACCCCTATTTCAGCGAACGCGTGTTCACTTGGAACGGCATTGAACAAGAAAACCGTCTGCCGCTTGTGGATGCTGGCATCGGGCTGGACGGGTTGAAGACCGGTTTCACCTCTGATGCGGGCTATTCGCTGACCGGATCGGCGCAGCAAGGCGACAGACGGATCGTTTTCGCCTTTGGCGGCCTGAACAGCGCCGCCGAACGGGTGCAAGAGGCGGAATCGATCATAAACTGGGCATTTCGGCAATTCGCCGAGGTGACGGTCGCCGTTCCCGGCACCGTGCTGGCGGCCGCACCGGTCTGGCTGGGAGAGGCCTCTACCGTGCCACTGGTCGTGGCCGAAGACGCCCGCGCGCTGGTGCCGGCAATCGGCGCGGCGCAGCTTGATGCGCGCGTGGAATATGACAGCCCCCTGCCCGCCCCGATCGTGGCGGGCGATGTGATGGGACGATTGGTTGTCACCCCGCCAGAGATGGAACCGCTCAGCTTTGATTTGGTGGCCGGGGCCGATGTGCCAGCAGGCGGCTTCATGGTGCGCGCGCAAGCCGCTGCGCTGCGGCTGATTGCGCTGGCCCGGGGCGAGACTGAAACGGCGCTGAACTAA
- a CDS encoding SPOR domain-containing protein, whose translation MISNRVASISLALCLALSGCLQGTDGTETRPVAQAGGGVVERDVEAPDVFSQSDKGLWDGRPSLGGVWVAHPDVKAPERVIIRNTDSGRETVGALFKRERMNPGPVFQVSAEAAEAVGMLPGAPTPLEVVALRTEEQRPAPEAAPDATAEPASETASAPPAEADSETAAQATAESAPDGTAEADAASETMIALPDAEEPRKRGFFARLFGRDDAEPSEITTATLDAAPSATDAPAVAADAVPTMPTPMAGASTDTPAPSALDRPFVQIGIFSVESNADGATETMRKAGLTASIKPGRTQGNAFWRVVVGPASTAAERRDILAQVKKLGFADAYAVRR comes from the coding sequence ATGATCAGTAACAGAGTAGCCAGTATATCGCTTGCCCTGTGCCTTGCCCTATCGGGCTGTTTGCAGGGCACGGATGGCACCGAAACCAGACCTGTCGCGCAAGCTGGCGGGGGTGTGGTCGAACGCGATGTCGAAGCGCCCGATGTCTTTTCCCAAAGCGACAAGGGCCTGTGGGATGGCCGCCCGTCGCTTGGCGGGGTCTGGGTCGCACATCCGGACGTCAAGGCGCCCGAACGCGTGATTATCCGCAACACGGACTCCGGGCGTGAAACCGTGGGCGCGCTGTTCAAGCGCGAGAGGATGAATCCCGGCCCGGTATTTCAGGTGTCTGCCGAAGCGGCCGAAGCCGTTGGAATGCTGCCCGGTGCACCGACCCCGTTGGAAGTGGTTGCCCTGCGCACGGAAGAGCAACGCCCCGCGCCCGAAGCTGCGCCCGACGCCACGGCAGAGCCTGCATCGGAAACCGCGTCAGCCCCGCCCGCCGAAGCGGACAGCGAAACTGCGGCACAGGCCACCGCCGAATCGGCACCGGACGGCACCGCCGAAGCCGATGCCGCAAGCGAAACCATGATCGCCCTACCGGACGCAGAAGAGCCGCGCAAACGCGGGTTCTTCGCGCGGCTGTTCGGGCGCGATGACGCGGAACCGTCAGAGATCACCACGGCCACGCTGGATGCGGCACCCTCGGCAACCGATGCCCCCGCAGTCGCGGCAGACGCCGTCCCGACCATGCCAACACCCATGGCGGGGGCCAGCACGGACACACCCGCGCCCAGCGCGCTGGACCGTCCTTTCGTGCAGATCGGCATTTTCAGCGTGGAATCGAACGCCGACGGTGCCACCGAAACCATGCGCAAGGCGGGGCTGACGGCCAGCATCAAACCCGGCCGCACGCAGGGCAATGCGTTTTGGCGCGTTGTGGTCGGCCCGGCCAGCACAGCGGCAGAGCGCCGCGACATCCTTGCCCAAGTCAAGAAACTGGGCTTTGCTGATGCATATGCCGTCCGTCGATGA
- a CDS encoding NAD+ synthase — translation MSNRFRLTLAQLNPTLGDLAGNAAKARAAWDRAKADGADMVALPEMFLSGYQTQDLVQRPAFLADLRAMLDRLARDCADGPLLGIGLPMGARGAIYNCWAVLGGGSVRAVIRKHHLPNEQVFDEKRVFASGDISGPFVAGPLRIGTPICEDAWHEDVAEAQAESGAELLLVPNGSPYARGRFDTRMTHMVARVVETGLPLVYLNLVGGQDDQVFDGASFVLNPGGKLAVQLPAHEEALVSVDFTQGPDGWRAEPGPRAALPDDLAQDYRTMCMGLGDYLRKSGFGRVVLGLSGGIDSALVATIAADTLGPDNVHCVMLPSEYTSPASLSDAADQARRLGCKLDEVSIEGPRRAMSDALAPLFAGLAEDVTEENLQSRLRGTILMAISNKTGAMLLTTGNKSEVAVGYATIYGDMNGGYNPIKDLYKTRVFDICRWRNANHAPWMKAPSGEVIVPGIIDKPPSAELRADQRDDDSLPPYDVLDPILEGLVDHDLSVADLVARGFGRATIERVAHLVQIAEWKRYQSAPGPRLSLRAFWLDRRYPMVNRWRDRSGA, via the coding sequence ATGTCCAACCGCTTTCGCCTGACGCTTGCGCAACTGAACCCGACCTTGGGCGATCTTGCGGGCAATGCCGCCAAGGCGCGCGCTGCATGGGACCGCGCCAAGGCTGACGGTGCGGATATGGTCGCGCTGCCGGAAATGTTCCTGTCGGGCTATCAGACACAAGATCTTGTGCAACGCCCCGCCTTTCTGGCCGATCTGCGCGCCATGCTGGACAGGCTTGCGCGCGATTGTGCCGATGGGCCGCTGTTGGGCATCGGCCTGCCCATGGGCGCGCGCGGCGCGATCTATAACTGCTGGGCGGTTCTGGGCGGCGGGTCGGTGCGCGCCGTGATCCGCAAGCACCATCTGCCCAATGAACAGGTGTTCGACGAGAAACGCGTGTTCGCTTCGGGGGACATATCCGGTCCGTTCGTCGCTGGGCCGCTGCGCATTGGAACCCCCATCTGCGAAGACGCTTGGCACGAGGACGTCGCCGAAGCGCAAGCCGAATCCGGGGCGGAACTGCTGCTTGTGCCCAATGGCTCGCCCTATGCGCGGGGGCGGTTCGACACCCGCATGACCCATATGGTCGCCCGCGTGGTCGAAACCGGCCTGCCATTGGTCTATCTGAATCTTGTTGGCGGACAAGACGATCAGGTATTCGACGGGGCAAGTTTTGTTCTGAACCCGGGCGGCAAGCTGGCGGTGCAACTGCCCGCGCATGAGGAAGCCCTTGTCTCGGTCGATTTCACCCAAGGCCCGGATGGCTGGCGCGCTGAACCTGGGCCGCGCGCCGCCTTGCCCGATGATCTGGCGCAGGATTATCGGACCATGTGCATGGGGCTTGGCGATTACTTGCGCAAATCGGGGTTTGGCCGCGTCGTGCTGGGGCTGTCGGGGGGCATTGATTCTGCGCTTGTGGCCACCATTGCCGCCGACACGCTTGGCCCCGACAACGTGCATTGCGTGATGCTGCCATCTGAATACACATCACCCGCCAGCCTGTCGGATGCCGCCGATCAGGCCCGGCGCTTGGGCTGCAAGCTGGACGAGGTCAGCATCGAAGGCCCGCGGCGCGCCATGAGCGACGCGCTGGCACCCCTCTTCGCCGGGCTGGCAGAAGATGTGACAGAGGAAAACCTGCAATCGCGCCTGCGCGGCACGATCCTGATGGCGATTTCCAACAAGACCGGGGCGATGCTGTTGACCACCGGCAACAAATCCGAGGTCGCGGTGGGCTATGCCACGATCTATGGCGACATGAATGGCGGCTATAATCCGATCAAGGACCTGTATAAAACCCGCGTCTTCGACATCTGCCGCTGGCGCAATGCTAATCACGCCCCATGGATGAAAGCGCCCAGCGGCGAGGTCATCGTGCCCGGCATCATCGACAAACCCCCATCGGCGGAGCTGCGCGCCGACCAGCGCGATGATGACAGCCTGCCGCCCTATGATGTGCTGGATCCGATTCTGGAAGGGCTGGTGGACCATGACCTGTCAGTGGCCGATCTGGTCGCGCGCGGTTTCGGACGCGCTACAATCGAGCGCGTCGCCCATTTGGTCCAGATAGCTGAATGGAAGCGGTATCAGTCGGCACCGGGGCCAAGGCTTAGCCTGCGCGCCTTCTGGCTGGATCGGCGCTACCCGATGGTCAATCGCTGGCGCGACCGCTCTGGGGCCTAG